The Deinococcus apachensis DSM 19763 genome includes a region encoding these proteins:
- a CDS encoding DUF4403 family protein, with translation MPTLLTALMTGPATALSTVTLPLRVPLTGVQEAANARVPAEFARLDETRDFLGGLLSVKLTGTVTRTGHVSVKPAPEGDALIVSVPIRASFRAAPTGLGAFLTRDFGGAATVSLKVRPFVTPEWEAGAQVTGEATWTDPLSLELKPGVPVSVQALVDSQVRAQLDRVAAEVARAVREGADLRARAGTLWARAQQPWTLPTPDPAYARVTPRGLTVSPFRFTPEALGLTVGAAFDLSAGLGRAPTQAPVPLPALKVAAPSSPGVDLSVPVRLPYPELSKAATRAATERPLTLPVPLSPTLRVTDVAVKPRGGKLNAAITVTISGPLGLSVRATSDVTGTPTLDPSGRVLTLSGVTVSTRREGLTGRVIGWLADARAQAYLARAARFDLAGRLAEAQRQMQSRLPFTPAPGVELAGTVGPLRLTALNVTPDALIVTAAVSGELRAKVEVEKIR, from the coding sequence ATGCCCACCCTGTTGACTGCCCTCATGACCGGTCCCGCTACCGCCCTCTCGACCGTCACGCTGCCACTCCGGGTGCCGCTGACCGGGGTGCAGGAGGCCGCGAACGCCCGGGTGCCTGCCGAGTTCGCCCGCCTGGACGAGACGCGGGACTTCCTGGGCGGCCTGCTGAGCGTGAAGCTCACCGGGACGGTCACCCGCACCGGGCACGTCAGCGTGAAGCCCGCCCCCGAGGGGGACGCCCTGATCGTGAGCGTGCCCATCCGCGCGAGCTTCCGGGCCGCTCCGACGGGGCTGGGGGCGTTCCTGACGCGGGATTTCGGTGGCGCCGCGACCGTGAGCCTGAAGGTCCGGCCCTTCGTCACCCCCGAGTGGGAGGCGGGGGCGCAGGTGACCGGGGAGGCGACCTGGACCGACCCCCTCAGCCTGGAACTCAAGCCGGGCGTCCCAGTGAGTGTGCAGGCCCTGGTAGACAGTCAGGTGCGCGCCCAGCTCGACCGGGTGGCGGCGGAGGTGGCGCGGGCGGTGCGCGAGGGGGCCGACCTGCGGGCACGGGCCGGAACCCTGTGGGCGCGGGCACAGCAACCCTGGACGCTCCCCACCCCCGACCCCGCCTACGCCCGGGTGACGCCCCGCGGCCTGACCGTCAGCCCCTTCCGCTTCACTCCAGAGGCGCTGGGGCTGACGGTGGGGGCGGCGTTCGACCTGTCGGCGGGCCTGGGCCGCGCACCCACACAGGCTCCGGTGCCCCTTCCCGCCCTGAAGGTCGCCGCGCCCTCTTCCCCGGGTGTGGACCTGAGCGTGCCCGTGCGCCTGCCGTACCCCGAACTCTCGAAGGCGGCCACCCGCGCGGCCACCGAGCGTCCCCTGACGCTGCCCGTGCCCCTCTCCCCCACCCTGCGTGTGACGGACGTGGCCGTGAAGCCCCGGGGAGGAAAGCTGAACGCCGCTATCACTGTCACCATCTCCGGGCCTCTCGGCCTGAGCGTGCGCGCGACCTCGGACGTGACGGGCACGCCAACGCTCGACCCCTCGGGCCGAGTTCTCACCCTGAGCGGCGTGACGGTGAGTACCCGCCGCGAGGGGCTGACGGGGCGCGTGATCGGCTGGCTGGCCGACGCCCGCGCGCAGGCCTACCTCGCCCGGGCCGCCCGCTTCGATCTTGCTGGACGGTTGGCCGAGGCCCAAAGGCAGATGCAGTCCCGGCTGCCCTTCACGCCCGCCCCCGGGGTGGAACTGGCGGGAACGGTCGGCCCGCTCCGGCTGACCGCTCTCAATGTCACGCCCGACGCCCTGATCGTCACGGCGGCGGTGAGCGGGGAGCTGCGGGCAAAGGTGGAGGTGGAGAAAATCAGGTGA
- the pgeF gene encoding peptidoglycan editing factor PgeF, translating to MPSDTAFLMLLRSPVLPVPHAFTTRAGGVSVGAYEGLNLDDREDDPRAVLENRRRVAESLGFDSARVARLNQVHGTEVLEARPGVQEGDALVTREPGLLLAIGTADCYPVLLADLKAGVVGAAHAGWRGTLGRIAARTVEAMVQRGANPANIRVAVGPGICGERYAVGPDVARQFQAAGLGEFVLEVGNAVHLDLAGANRAVLLAAGVRPENLWVSGRCSTEPDFYSYRRDAGRTGRMWAVIGLPTGGRA from the coding sequence ATGCCGAGCGATACTGCTTTCCTGATGCTGCTGCGCTCCCCCGTGCTGCCCGTCCCGCACGCGTTCACCACGCGCGCCGGGGGGGTGTCGGTGGGCGCCTACGAGGGCCTGAACCTCGACGACCGCGAGGACGACCCCCGGGCTGTTCTGGAGAACCGCCGCCGGGTGGCGGAGAGCCTGGGCTTCGATTCAGCGCGGGTAGCCCGTTTGAATCAGGTCCACGGCACCGAGGTGCTTGAAGCGCGCCCGGGCGTGCAGGAGGGGGACGCCCTCGTGACCCGCGAGCCGGGCCTGCTCCTCGCCATCGGGACGGCGGACTGCTACCCGGTCCTCCTCGCCGACTTGAAAGCGGGGGTGGTCGGGGCGGCGCACGCAGGCTGGCGCGGCACGCTGGGCCGAATTGCGGCGCGGACCGTGGAGGCGATGGTGCAGCGGGGGGCGAACCCGGCGAACATCCGCGTGGCAGTAGGGCCCGGCATCTGCGGCGAGCGGTACGCGGTGGGGCCGGATGTGGCGCGGCAGTTTCAGGCGGCGGGGCTGGGCGAATTCGTGCTGGAGGTCGGGAACGCAGTACATCTCGACCTCGCCGGAGCGAACCGGGCGGTGCTGCTGGCGGCGGGCGTGCGGCCCGAGAACCTCTGGGTCAGCGGGCGGTGCTCGACCGAGCCCGACTTCTACTCGTACCGCCGCGACGCGGGGCGAACCGGGCGGATGTGGGCCGTGATCGGGCTGCCGACGGGGGGCCGGGCGTGA
- a CDS encoding type IV pilus twitching motility protein PilT, with translation MPQPAPDITDILRLAVEKGASDIILTVGLPPQIKIHGTYESPGFAELAATDTRKLMYSMMNERQQRTFEEKRELDFSFALGEKARFRVNAFMQRGFVGGVLRLIPTTIRSAQEMGLPQQVIDIATSPRGLVLVTGPTGSGKSTTLAAMIDHINSTRKLHIVTIEDPIEFMHFHKQSVVNQREIGADTLSFQDALRASLRQAPDVILVGEMRDYETIRAAVTAAETGHLVMGTLHTNSAPESIDRIVDVFPEEQQEQIRVQLANNLVAVMTQQLLPRADGPGRVLAYELLIANPAVRALIREGKTYQIVSTMQTSAREGMVTMDAFLANLYRRRVISYDTGVARAVDPKEFARLANDASAGTGGASYAPPPAAAAQSPQPQGVGRGGDLGRTSTGSTSVGGNTSFGRR, from the coding sequence ATGCCCCAGCCCGCCCCCGACATCACCGATATCCTGCGCCTGGCCGTCGAGAAGGGTGCGTCCGACATCATCCTGACTGTCGGGCTGCCCCCTCAGATCAAGATTCACGGCACCTACGAGTCGCCGGGCTTTGCCGAACTCGCCGCGACCGACACCCGCAAGCTGATGTACTCGATGATGAACGAGCGCCAGCAGCGCACCTTCGAGGAGAAGCGGGAACTGGACTTCTCCTTCGCGCTGGGAGAAAAGGCCCGCTTCCGCGTGAACGCCTTCATGCAGCGCGGGTTCGTGGGCGGCGTGCTGCGCCTGATCCCCACGACGATCCGCAGCGCGCAGGAGATGGGGTTGCCGCAGCAGGTCATTGACATCGCCACCTCGCCGCGCGGGCTGGTCCTCGTCACCGGTCCCACCGGCTCGGGCAAGAGCACCACGCTCGCCGCGATGATCGACCACATCAACTCGACCCGGAAGCTGCACATCGTGACCATCGAGGACCCCATCGAGTTCATGCACTTCCACAAGCAGAGCGTGGTGAACCAGCGCGAGATCGGGGCCGACACCCTGAGCTTCCAGGACGCCCTGCGTGCCTCCCTGCGTCAGGCCCCCGACGTGATCTTGGTGGGTGAGATGCGCGACTACGAGACCATCCGCGCCGCCGTCACCGCCGCCGAGACCGGGCACCTCGTGATGGGCACCCTGCACACGAACTCGGCCCCCGAGTCCATCGACCGCATCGTGGACGTGTTCCCCGAAGAGCAGCAGGAGCAGATTCGGGTCCAGCTCGCCAACAACCTCGTCGCGGTGATGACCCAGCAGCTCCTGCCCCGCGCCGATGGGCCGGGCCGCGTCCTGGCCTACGAACTGCTGATCGCCAACCCCGCCGTCCGGGCGCTGATCCGCGAGGGCAAGACCTACCAGATCGTGTCTACCATGCAGACGAGCGCGCGGGAGGGCATGGTCACGATGGACGCCTTCCTCGCCAACCTGTACCGCCGCCGCGTGATCTCCTACGACACGGGCGTGGCGCGGGCGGTGGACCCCAAGGAGTTCGCCCGCCTCGCCAACGACGCCAGTGCGGGCACCGGGGGCGCGAGCTATGCGCCGCCTCCTGCCGCCGCGGCCCAGTCGCCCCAGCCCCAGGGCGTTGGACGCGGCGGGGACCTGGGACGTACGTCCACGGGCTCGACGAGTGTGGGTGGAAACACGTCCTTTGGGCGTCGTTGA
- a CDS encoding DinB family protein encodes MTKRSKVFVPAVVTVATVGVAAGAAYMARNRKDDVKDFFVAQVLERPAGRMSYTDLAQGLERGGVLLAQRAERAADTDPNRATLTHIIGIERWGQNRLRVALGQREFERDEHHPYKPGAGASLRELQDLLSQTRAQTVDLARQLHAAPPQEDCTVEHNGLGPLTPKAWLRYLTQHADLESRRLRGAKELKALGE; translated from the coding sequence ATGACCAAGCGCAGCAAGGTGTTCGTGCCCGCCGTGGTGACGGTCGCCACCGTCGGCGTGGCCGCCGGGGCCGCCTACATGGCGCGCAACCGCAAGGACGACGTGAAGGACTTCTTTGTCGCGCAGGTGCTGGAAAGGCCTGCGGGCCGCATGAGCTACACCGACCTGGCGCAGGGGCTGGAGCGCGGCGGCGTCCTCCTCGCCCAGCGGGCCGAGCGGGCCGCCGACACGGACCCGAACCGGGCCACGCTGACCCACATCATCGGGATCGAGCGGTGGGGGCAAAACCGGCTGCGGGTGGCGCTGGGTCAGCGCGAGTTCGAGCGCGACGAGCACCATCCCTACAAGCCGGGGGCGGGGGCCTCGCTGCGCGAGCTTCAGGACCTCCTCTCGCAGACCCGCGCCCAGACGGTGGACCTTGCCCGGCAGCTTCACGCCGCGCCCCCGCAGGAGGACTGCACGGTGGAGCACAACGGGCTGGGGCCGCTCACCCCCAAGGCCTGGCTGCGCTACCTGACCCAGCACGCGGACCTGGAAAGTCGGCGGCTGCGCGGCGCGAAGGAACTGAAGGCGCTGGGGGAGTAA
- a CDS encoding isochorismatase family protein, with protein sequence MTLTPVALVLLTAQRHHLEEHPAEQALSRVWQARVQAAREAGHLIVHVQWDGEEGTPGETYSRGWVHHPDFRPESNDLLIRARVPDAFAGTGLNAELHGHAVRELHLLALPETEELPATARTARALGYEVRVLEALPESLPAD encoded by the coding sequence ATGACCCTCACGCCCGTCGCACTCGTGCTGCTCACTGCCCAGAGGCACCACCTGGAGGAACATCCGGCGGAACAGGCGCTGTCACGGGTATGGCAGGCGCGGGTCCAGGCGGCACGGGAGGCGGGGCACCTCATCGTCCACGTGCAGTGGGACGGCGAGGAGGGCACGCCAGGCGAAACATACTCCCGGGGGTGGGTCCACCACCCTGACTTCCGGCCTGAGTCGAACGACCTGCTGATCCGGGCCAGGGTGCCGGATGCCTTCGCAGGGACTGGGCTGAACGCGGAACTGCACGGTCACGCTGTCCGCGAACTGCACCTGCTGGCGCTGCCCGAAACGGAGGAGTTGCCCGCCACAGCGAGAACCGCCCGCGCGCTGGGCTACGAGGTACGAGTGCTGGAGGCCCTGCCCGAATCGCTGCCTGCGGATTGA
- a CDS encoding YqeG family HAD IIIA-type phosphatase: MSLLRPDDVIGHVHDITPEFLAGRSLRGLLLDLDNTLIPYGSYEERADVMRWAAELRRVGIRLYLLSNARGRRARFWVDKLGFEGVGMAGKPNPRAFHRALGVLGLPARQVGMVGDQVFTDVLGGNLAGMHTILVRPLMGNALPHTRVARKLERAVLKRYGHDWKV; encoded by the coding sequence GTGAGTCTGCTTCGCCCCGACGACGTGATCGGCCACGTCCACGACATCACCCCCGAGTTCCTGGCGGGTCGGAGCCTGCGTGGCCTGCTCCTGGACCTCGACAACACGCTGATCCCCTACGGCAGCTACGAGGAGCGGGCGGACGTGATGCGTTGGGCCGCCGAGCTGCGCCGGGTGGGCATCCGGCTGTACCTGCTCAGCAACGCGCGGGGACGGCGTGCCCGCTTCTGGGTGGACAAACTGGGGTTCGAGGGGGTGGGCATGGCGGGGAAACCCAACCCCCGGGCCTTTCACCGGGCGCTGGGGGTGCTGGGCCTCCCGGCGCGGCAGGTGGGCATGGTGGGCGATCAGGTGTTCACCGACGTGCTGGGCGGCAACCTGGCGGGGATGCACACGATCCTGGTGCGGCCCCTGATGGGCAATGCCCTGCCGCACACCCGGGTCGCCCGCAAACTCGAACGCGCGGTACTCAAACGGTATGGACACGACTGGAAGGTCTGA
- a CDS encoding enoyl-ACP reductase FabI produces the protein MTVSVDLSGKTALVMGVANARSLGWAIAEQLLAAGCRVGFSYQGERLKPELDKLLAGREGVWSQQADATSEEDLTALFGRVREEFGGLDILVHSIAFAPRTAMDGRFLDTTEADWNTALNVSAYTLVSTARHAEPLLRPGGSIVSLTYHASQQVVPKYNVMGVAKAALEAATRYLASELGAAGVRVNTISAGPMRTIAARSIPGFGTMYEKAAASAPLGRNATPEEVGKLALFLLSDLGSGVTGQTVYVDAGASIMSMKVE, from the coding sequence ATGACCGTTTCCGTGGACCTTTCCGGCAAGACCGCCCTGGTGATGGGCGTCGCCAACGCCCGCAGCCTCGGCTGGGCCATCGCCGAGCAGCTCCTGGCTGCCGGGTGCCGGGTGGGCTTTTCCTACCAGGGCGAGCGGCTCAAGCCCGAACTCGACAAGCTCCTCGCGGGCCGGGAGGGTGTGTGGTCCCAGCAGGCCGACGCGACGAGCGAGGAGGACCTGACGGCGCTCTTCGGCCGGGTGCGGGAGGAGTTCGGGGGGCTGGATATCCTCGTCCATTCCATCGCCTTCGCCCCGCGCACGGCAATGGATGGGCGCTTTCTCGACACGACGGAAGCCGACTGGAATACGGCCCTGAATGTCAGCGCCTATACCCTCGTCTCGACCGCCCGGCACGCCGAACCGCTGCTGCGCCCCGGCGGGAGCATCGTCAGCCTGACCTACCACGCTTCGCAGCAGGTCGTGCCCAAGTACAACGTCATGGGCGTGGCAAAGGCGGCGCTGGAGGCCGCCACCCGCTACCTCGCCTCCGAACTCGGCGCGGCGGGCGTGCGGGTGAACACCATCAGCGCCGGGCCGATGCGGACCATCGCCGCCCGCTCGATTCCCGGCTTCGGCACGATGTACGAGAAGGCCGCCGCGAGTGCCCCCCTGGGCCGCAACGCCACCCCTGAGGAGGTCGGCAAGCTGGCCCTCTTCCTGCTCTCGGACCTCGGCAGCGGCGTGACCGGGCAGACGGTGTACGTGGACGCCGGGGCGAGCATCATGAGCATGAAGGTGGAGTGA
- a CDS encoding acyltransferase has translation MTWLKPVSIDGDAQAAYNEFLRDLEARLADPATDRNVLAREVLAQTMYGREYGQLLADAPLAALNLDARNVTFEAEYYMATDPEKFAPVKPLLWLWKNLDLTPIGQNPVTGIPVRRLLAERIFKRVGRNFKCWQNVEFSVGYNMEVGNDVVVHRYVLLDDIGGIELRDNASVSDYVNIYSHTHSVLDGPDVTLRRTVIGRGARITYHSTVLAGSIISDDGMLATHALLRGDIPPHGIAMGIPAKVTRYKLRPPQDYDVDARNHPHDQGRKANPNFPDPTPNQTRKPTLEEMGEG, from the coding sequence GTGACGTGGCTGAAGCCGGTGAGCATCGACGGGGACGCGCAAGCCGCGTACAACGAGTTTCTGCGTGATCTGGAGGCCCGCCTGGCGGACCCCGCGACCGACCGCAATGTTCTGGCACGTGAGGTGCTGGCGCAGACGATGTACGGACGCGAATACGGGCAACTGCTGGCCGACGCGCCGCTCGCCGCCCTGAACCTCGACGCGCGCAACGTGACCTTTGAGGCCGAGTATTACATGGCGACCGACCCCGAGAAGTTCGCCCCGGTCAAACCACTGCTGTGGCTATGGAAGAACCTCGACCTGACGCCGATCGGGCAGAACCCGGTGACCGGGATTCCGGTGCGGCGCCTGCTTGCCGAGCGGATTTTCAAGCGGGTGGGGCGCAACTTCAAGTGCTGGCAGAACGTGGAGTTCTCAGTCGGTTACAACATGGAGGTTGGGAACGACGTGGTTGTCCACCGTTACGTGCTGCTCGACGACATCGGCGGCATTGAGCTGCGCGACAACGCCTCGGTCAGTGATTACGTGAACATCTACAGCCACACCCATTCGGTGCTCGACGGCCCCGACGTGACCCTGCGCCGCACGGTCATCGGGCGGGGTGCGCGGATCACCTACCACTCGACGGTGCTGGCCGGAAGCATCATCAGCGACGACGGAATGCTCGCCACCCACGCCCTGCTGCGCGGCGACATTCCACCCCACGGCATAGCGATGGGCATTCCCGCCAAGGTCACGCGCTACAAGCTGCGCCCCCCACAGGACTACGACGTGGACGCGCGCAACCACCCCCACGACCAGGGCCGCAAGGCGAACCCCAACTTCCCCGACCCCACTCCCAACCAGACGCGCAAGCCGACGCTAGAGGAGATGGGCGAGGGGTGA
- a CDS encoding DUF488 family protein: protein MTSSPLSTIGYEGADLVAFLDTLAQHGVTLLVDTRERAQSRRQGYSKTALGLALGERGIGYLHLRPLGTPPSLRKEYRLSHDFGLLERGYNAHLATQGEALEQLGELAARERVCLLCYEADPGTCHRSLIARRLQTLGMVGEVEHLHVPTGR from the coding sequence ATGACGTCCTCTCCCCTTTCCACTATCGGCTACGAGGGCGCGGACCTCGTCGCCTTTCTCGACACGCTGGCCCAGCACGGCGTCACCCTGCTGGTGGATACCCGCGAGCGTGCCCAGAGCCGCCGCCAGGGCTACAGCAAGACGGCATTGGGCCTGGCACTGGGGGAACGCGGCATCGGCTACCTGCATCTGCGCCCACTCGGCACACCGCCCAGCCTCCGCAAGGAGTACCGTCTGAGCCACGACTTCGGACTGCTGGAACGGGGGTATAACGCCCACCTCGCCACGCAGGGGGAGGCGCTGGAGCAGCTTGGTGAGTTGGCGGCGCGGGAGCGGGTCTGCCTGCTGTGCTACGAGGCCGACCCCGGCACCTGCCACCGCTCCCTGATCGCCCGGCGCCTCCAGACCCTTGGAATGGTGGGCGAGGTCGAGCATCTGCATGTGCCGACCGGGCGCTGA
- a CDS encoding FAD:protein FMN transferase, whose protein sequence is MPSPDRPDLTIRALGTQVRAWGAGAFEALAEVRRLERLLTRFTPSPLTRLNGAGELRDPPAELVEALRHALTVAQETRGWVTPTVLPALEVAGYRQGPGDGRGGDAVLVPDTAGIVVRDEIIRLPPGVRLDLGGTAKGWIAGRAGRLLRGPGLVDAGGDLHLRLDRPGTVGIETPTGTPAFVELPRGEHGVATSSVLRRAWPGGHHLIDPHTGAPAHTRFVQVTAVTGDVRTAETLAKLALLGADEVLEEHLAAQPGARLLAYEASGATWTWEGQTWGRWAA, encoded by the coding sequence ATGCCCTCCCCCGATAGACCCGACCTCACGATCCGGGCGTTGGGTACTCAGGTCCGGGCGTGGGGAGCCGGGGCCTTCGAGGCGCTGGCCGAGGTGCGGCGGCTGGAACGGCTCCTCACCCGCTTCACGCCGTCCCCGCTGACCCGCCTGAACGGGGCGGGGGAACTGCGGGACCCGCCCGCCGAACTGGTGGAGGCCCTGCGGCACGCCCTGACGGTCGCTCAGGAGACACGGGGGTGGGTCACGCCGACCGTCCTCCCCGCACTGGAAGTCGCCGGGTACAGGCAGGGGCCGGGAGACGGGCGGGGCGGGGACGCGGTGCTGGTCCCGGACACGGCGGGCATCGTGGTCCGTGACGAGATCATCCGCCTCCCACCGGGCGTGCGCCTTGACCTCGGCGGCACGGCCAAGGGCTGGATCGCCGGGCGGGCGGGCCGCCTGCTGCGCGGCCCCGGGCTGGTGGACGCCGGGGGGGACCTGCACCTGAGGCTGGACCGTCCCGGGACCGTGGGGATCGAGACGCCCACGGGCACGCCCGCCTTCGTGGAGCTGCCCCGGGGCGAGCATGGCGTGGCGACGAGCAGTGTCCTCCGCCGGGCCTGGCCGGGGGGACACCACCTGATCGACCCGCACACAGGCGCCCCAGCCCACACCCGCTTCGTCCAGGTCACCGCCGTCACGGGGGACGTGCGAACCGCCGAGACGCTCGCCAAGCTGGCCCTGCTCGGTGCCGATGAGGTGCTGGAGGAACACCTGGCGGCCCAGCCGGGAGCGCGGCTGCTGGCCTACGAGGCGAGCGGCGCGACGTGGACATGGGAGGGGCAGACCTGGGGGAGGTGGGCCGCGTGA
- a CDS encoding type II/IV secretion system protein, translating into MALSLGDRRLGAILLEQGYVNDTDLQKALVRHSEVGGRLADILIDSGQVGEKRIARAIEEALGIPLVNLLVVTPEPEAIAAVRPQTAQAVQAFPFALEGQTLRVALVDPLSSLALEALEDDSGLMIEPCQALRDQVLWSIATHYPELGLTPALPADAVGGPKDGGRLGRLLIARGLISDAQLQVALDAQQQTGELLGNTLLAQRVISEDQLYETLAEQASVRYLPSPRDFRPSEDVLGSLLRADALKLSAVPVDESAQGVTVVASDPRRREEIEALIGRPVNLILTKPSEVEALIERHYPQRGRLGEQMVQQGSLSRAQLREALQVQARGGKVKPLGEVILELGFAGAEEIDAALQKQNAGGGRLEDTLVQSGKISPEMLARSLAAQLGYEYLDPAQNPPDPQVALMIPEATARRYAVVPMRLQGPSLVVAMKDPRNVFALDDLKLITGRDILPAVMAEKDIVRLIERYFGNRDMADLNQKLVKESNERNAKKQDDLDVSAGLDDNAVVRVVDNLIREAALQEASDIHIEPTATSVRVRYRVDGQLREQPELPRGSAQSILARIKIMGNLDIAERRLPQDGRVRFKKGSIDIDLRLSTLPTVYGEKAVMRLLQKAENIPEIEQLGFSPHNFQRYLDVTDRPNGIFLITGPTGSGKSFTSFSTLKRIARPEKNTTTIEDPIEYEIPGIVQSQVNTAAGMTFARALRAFLRQDPDIIFVGEIRDTETAKIATEAALTGHLVLATLHTNDAPGAITRMEEMGVEHFNISAAVAGVLAQRLVRRVCTECRQPTNADPDVLRRLGLGEDEVRGAQLMRGAGCPRCGGTGYKGRMGIHELMVIDDPLRRAIGAGQTASEIRDVALRESGMRTLRQDGIEKALQGLTTLEEVLAVTSS; encoded by the coding sequence TTGGCACTCTCTCTCGGTGACCGGCGCCTGGGAGCGATCCTGCTCGAACAGGGGTACGTGAACGACACGGACCTGCAAAAGGCCTTGGTGCGGCACTCGGAGGTCGGCGGGCGGCTGGCCGACATCCTGATCGACTCCGGGCAGGTGGGTGAGAAGCGCATCGCCCGCGCCATTGAGGAGGCGCTGGGGATTCCGCTGGTGAACCTGCTGGTGGTCACGCCCGAGCCGGAGGCGATCGCGGCGGTCCGCCCGCAGACGGCGCAGGCAGTGCAGGCCTTCCCCTTCGCGCTGGAGGGGCAGACGCTGCGGGTGGCGCTGGTGGACCCCCTGAGCAGCCTGGCGCTGGAGGCGCTGGAGGACGACAGCGGGTTGATGATCGAGCCCTGCCAGGCGCTGCGCGACCAGGTGCTGTGGTCCATCGCCACCCACTACCCGGAACTCGGCCTGACTCCCGCGCTGCCCGCCGACGCGGTCGGGGGTCCCAAGGACGGCGGGCGGCTGGGGCGGCTGCTGATCGCCCGGGGGTTGATCTCGGACGCGCAGCTTCAGGTCGCGCTCGACGCGCAGCAGCAGACCGGGGAGCTGCTGGGCAACACCCTCCTCGCCCAGCGGGTGATCAGCGAGGACCAGCTCTACGAGACGCTGGCCGAGCAGGCGAGCGTGCGCTACCTGCCCAGCCCGCGCGACTTTCGCCCCAGCGAGGACGTGCTGGGCAGCCTGCTGCGCGCCGACGCGCTCAAGCTTTCCGCCGTGCCCGTGGACGAGAGCGCGCAGGGGGTCACGGTCGTCGCTTCCGACCCCCGCCGCCGGGAGGAGATCGAGGCGCTGATCGGGCGGCCCGTGAACCTGATCCTCACCAAGCCCAGCGAGGTCGAGGCGCTGATCGAGCGGCATTACCCCCAGCGCGGCCGCCTGGGCGAGCAGATGGTGCAGCAGGGCAGCCTGTCGCGCGCTCAGCTGCGTGAGGCACTTCAGGTCCAGGCCCGCGGCGGCAAGGTCAAGCCGCTCGGCGAGGTCATCCTGGAGCTGGGCTTCGCAGGGGCCGAGGAGATCGACGCCGCCCTGCAAAAGCAGAACGCGGGCGGGGGCCGCCTGGAAGACACCCTGGTGCAGTCGGGCAAGATCAGCCCGGAGATGCTGGCGCGCTCGCTCGCCGCGCAGCTCGGCTACGAGTACCTCGATCCGGCGCAGAACCCGCCCGACCCCCAGGTCGCGCTGATGATCCCCGAGGCCACGGCGCGGCGCTACGCGGTCGTGCCCATGCGGCTCCAGGGGCCGTCCCTGGTCGTCGCCATGAAGGACCCGCGCAACGTGTTCGCGCTCGACGACCTCAAGCTCATCACCGGGCGCGACATCCTACCCGCCGTGATGGCGGAAAAGGACATCGTCCGCCTGATCGAGCGCTACTTCGGCAACCGCGACATGGCGGACCTGAACCAGAAACTGGTCAAGGAAAGCAACGAGCGCAACGCCAAGAAGCAGGACGACCTCGACGTTTCGGCGGGCCTGGACGACAACGCCGTTGTGCGGGTGGTGGACAACCTGATCCGTGAGGCGGCCCTTCAGGAGGCGTCCGACATCCACATCGAGCCCACCGCGACCTCCGTGCGCGTGCGTTACCGGGTGGACGGGCAACTGCGCGAGCAGCCCGAACTCCCCCGGGGGAGTGCCCAGAGCATCCTGGCGCGCATCAAGATCATGGGGAACCTCGACATCGCCGAGCGCCGCCTGCCGCAGGACGGCCGCGTGCGCTTCAAGAAGGGCTCCATCGACATCGACCTGCGCCTCTCGACCCTGCCCACCGTGTACGGCGAGAAGGCGGTGATGCGCCTCCTGCAAAAGGCCGAGAACATCCCCGAGATCGAGCAGCTCGGCTTCTCCCCGCACAACTTCCAGCGTTACCTGGACGTGACCGACCGCCCCAACGGCATCTTCCTGATTACCGGGCCGACGGGGTCGGGCAAGTCCTTCACCTCCTTTTCCACCCTCAAGCGTATCGCCCGGCCTGAGAAGAACACGACGACCATCGAGGACCCCATCGAGTACGAGATTCCGGGCATCGTGCAGTCGCAGGTGAACACGGCGGCGGGGATGACCTTCGCGCGGGCGCTGCGGGCCTTCCTGCGCCAGGACCCCGACATCATCTTCGTGGGCGAGATCCGCGACACCGAGACCGCCAAGATCGCCACCGAGGCCGCGCTGACGGGCCACCTGGTGCTGGCGACCCTGCACACGAACGACGCGCCGGGCGCGATCACCCGCATGGAGGAGATGGGTGTGGAGCACTTCAACATCTCCGCGGCGGTGGCGGGGGTGCTCGCGCAGCGCCTGGTGCGCCGGGTCTGCACCGAGTGTAGGCAGCCCACGAACGCCGACCCCGACGTGCTGCGCCGTCTGGGCCTGGGCGAGGACGAGGTGCGGGGCGCCCAGCTGATGCGCGGAGCGGGCTGCCCCCGCTGCGGCGGAACCGGCTACAAGGGCCGCATGGGCATCCACGAACTCATGGTCATCGACGACCCCCTGCGCCGCGCCATCGGGGCTGGGCAGACGGCCTCCGAGATCCGCGACGTGGCCCTGCGCGAGAGCGGGATGCGAACCCTTCGCCAGGACGGCATCGAGAAGGCCCTTCAGGGGCTCACCACCCTGGAGGAGGTGCTGGCGGTCACGAGCAGCTAG